In Dyadobacter sp. NIV53, a single window of DNA contains:
- a CDS encoding gamma carbonic anhydrase family protein encodes MALIKSVRGNHPVFGENCWLAENATVVGDVIMGENCTVWFNAVIRGDVNSIRIGNFSNVQDGAVIHCTYQRFATVIGDYVSVAHNAIVHGCTIENHVLIGMGSIVMDGAVIGEGSIVAAGAIVTQGTKVPPGTIYAGNPAKYLKDVSPELNAAIDRTANNYITYSGWFKEEEQ; translated from the coding sequence ATGGCTCTTATAAAATCTGTACGCGGGAATCATCCTGTTTTTGGAGAAAATTGCTGGCTGGCAGAAAATGCAACGGTAGTAGGCGACGTAATTATGGGTGAGAATTGTACAGTTTGGTTTAATGCCGTAATCCGAGGTGATGTAAACAGTATCCGGATTGGGAATTTCTCAAACGTACAGGATGGTGCAGTAATTCATTGTACCTATCAGCGTTTTGCAACTGTAATCGGCGATTATGTATCGGTTGCACACAACGCTATTGTACATGGTTGCACGATTGAAAATCATGTCCTGATCGGAATGGGATCCATTGTAATGGACGGCGCTGTAATTGGCGAAGGTTCTATTGTAGCTGCCGGTGCTATTGTTACACAGGGTACAAAAGTCCCTCCAGGTACAATTTATGCCGGAAATCCTGCCAAATATCTCAAAGATGTTTCACCTGAATTAAATGCAGCCATTGATAGAACCGCCAATAATTATATTACTTATTCAGGATGGTTTAAGGAGGAAGAGCAGTAA
- a CDS encoding ABC transporter C-terminal domain-containing protein, whose amino-acid sequence MEQLEADMAQMEKKKAKLLENINKGGSHVEITNWATEIEELTNNQASKEMRWLELSENV is encoded by the coding sequence ATGGAACAGCTGGAAGCAGATATGGCACAAATGGAAAAGAAAAAGGCCAAACTTCTTGAAAATATTAATAAAGGTGGCTCGCATGTTGAAATCACAAACTGGGCTACTGAGATTGAAGAGTTGACAAATAACCAGGCAAGTAAAGAAATGCGGTGGCTTGAACTGTCTGAGAACGTTTAA
- a CDS encoding YqgE/AlgH family protein, translated as MSSSMRVSKGSLLIAKPFLGDPNFERGVILMCEYNDQGSFGFVLNQVTDLYLGDVLEETIYQDVPLHLGGPVEKNTLHFIHRRPDLITGGSEIMNGVFWGGDFNHLKTLLNFNTVSHNDIRFFIGYSGWGGGQLEDELNQDSWIVTQTSADFLFGTHPGNFWREILRSMGGEYRSIANYPTDPRHN; from the coding sequence ATGTCATCTTCTATGCGTGTTTCTAAAGGAAGCTTGTTAATTGCTAAACCATTTTTAGGCGATCCGAACTTTGAAAGGGGAGTTATTCTCATGTGTGAATATAACGACCAGGGAAGTTTTGGATTTGTTCTTAATCAGGTTACGGATCTGTATTTGGGAGATGTTCTGGAAGAAACTATTTATCAGGATGTACCATTACATTTAGGCGGACCGGTAGAAAAGAACACCTTGCATTTTATTCACAGAAGGCCTGATCTGATAACAGGTGGAAGTGAAATTATGAATGGAGTTTTCTGGGGAGGGGATTTTAACCATTTAAAAACGCTTCTGAATTTTAACACCGTCAGCCACAATGATATCCGGTTTTTTATCGGTTATTCGGGGTGGGGTGGAGGACAGCTGGAAGACGAGCTAAACCAGGATTCCTGGATTGTTACACAAACTTCGGCTGATTTTCTTTTTGGAACACATCCTGGCAATTTCTGGCGGGAAATACTGCGTAGCATGGGAGGGGAGTATCGTTCTATTGCTAATTATCCAACTGATCCAAGGCATAATTAA
- the gcvP gene encoding aminomethyl-transferring glycine dehydrogenase has product MKINLRSQDKFENRHHGKDEQELLEMLNTVGASSLDELIDQTLPAAIRLQKPLNLPRAKSEQEFIQGIKKIARKNAILKSYIGTGYYDTITPNVILRNILENPAWYTAYTPYQAEIAQGRLEMLLNFQTVITDLTGMEIANASLLDEATAAAEAMTMLHSLRPSSKKKANTFFVSELCHPQTIDLIYTRAKPIGIDVIVGNHASVDLTDENLYAVLVQYPATNGDVIDYTDFIASAHEVNLTVAVAADLLALALLKAPGEMGADVVVGTSQRFGVPMGYGGPHAAYFATKDAFKRHIPGRIIGVSVDVEGNTALRMALQTREQHIRREKATSNICTAQVLLAVIAGSYSVYHGPEGIKNIASRVHGLTHLFVETIKKFNYTVLTDNYFDTVTIQTTLTRKIKEQAEKWGINLKYNKDETIGVSFDEAKTFDDVIAILNVFAEVSGFQGELVIEEDIELSIPENLARTSPYLTHPIFNTHHTEHEMLRYLKSLENKDLSLVHSMISLGSCTMKLNATAEMIPLTWPEFGAIHPFAPTNQVGGYAQLVSELNVWLCEITGFAAMSFQPNSGAQGEYAGLMAIRAYHESRGDQHRNVVLIPSSAHGTNPASAVMAGMKVVVTKCDERGNIDVKDLKARAEQYSNELSCLMVTYPSTHGVYEESIIEICSMIHSHGGQVYMDGANMNAQVGLTSPATIGADVCHLNLHKTFCIPHGGGGPGVGPIGVAEHLMPFLPGHVNFSKLPAHLQNGEAGAVSAAPYGSASILTISYAYIAMMGGEGLTNATKFAILNANYIKERLNGHYEVLYTGTNGRCAHEMILDCRPFKMAGVEAEDIAKRLMDYGFHAPTLSFPVAGTLMIEPTESESKAELDRFCDTMIAIRNEIREVEEGTADRIDNVLKNAPHTSRVVMSNDWNRSYSREKAVFPLPHLKFNKFWPSVSRIDSAYGDRNLICSCIPVEAYAEVEIS; this is encoded by the coding sequence ATGAAAATTAATCTTCGTAGCCAAGACAAATTCGAAAACCGTCATCATGGCAAAGATGAACAGGAATTGTTGGAAATGTTGAATACCGTAGGAGCCTCGTCGTTAGACGAATTGATAGATCAGACACTTCCGGCTGCTATTCGTTTACAAAAACCACTGAATCTGCCGCGTGCAAAATCTGAGCAGGAATTCATTCAGGGTATTAAAAAAATCGCCCGCAAAAATGCTATATTAAAATCATACATTGGAACAGGTTATTACGATACCATTACTCCCAATGTAATACTTCGTAATATTCTTGAAAACCCGGCCTGGTACACAGCTTATACACCTTATCAGGCTGAAATAGCACAGGGACGGTTGGAAATGCTGCTTAATTTTCAGACTGTAATTACGGATCTGACAGGGATGGAAATTGCGAATGCTTCTTTACTTGATGAAGCAACTGCGGCAGCCGAAGCAATGACAATGTTACATAGCCTTCGTCCTTCTTCGAAGAAAAAAGCAAATACTTTTTTTGTCTCTGAATTGTGTCATCCTCAAACAATTGACCTAATTTACACAAGGGCAAAACCTATTGGTATTGATGTAATTGTTGGAAACCATGCCAGTGTGGATTTGACTGATGAAAACCTTTATGCGGTTTTAGTTCAGTATCCCGCCACAAATGGTGACGTAATCGACTACACAGATTTTATTGCTTCTGCGCATGAAGTGAATCTTACAGTTGCAGTTGCAGCTGATTTGCTTGCATTGGCATTATTAAAAGCACCTGGTGAAATGGGGGCAGACGTTGTTGTCGGAACATCCCAACGCTTTGGTGTACCGATGGGCTACGGTGGCCCTCATGCTGCTTATTTTGCAACAAAAGATGCTTTCAAACGTCATATTCCTGGGCGTATCATCGGAGTCTCTGTGGATGTAGAAGGGAACACGGCACTGAGAATGGCATTACAAACCCGTGAACAGCATATCCGCCGGGAAAAAGCAACTTCAAATATTTGTACGGCACAAGTACTTCTGGCTGTAATTGCCGGATCATACAGTGTATATCACGGACCTGAAGGGATTAAGAATATTGCCTCGCGGGTTCATGGATTAACGCATTTGTTTGTTGAGACTATCAAAAAATTCAATTACACTGTTCTGACAGATAATTATTTTGACACGGTCACGATACAAACTACGCTGACCCGTAAAATAAAAGAACAAGCAGAGAAATGGGGTATTAATCTTAAATACAATAAAGACGAAACGATCGGGGTTTCTTTTGATGAAGCAAAAACGTTTGATGATGTAATTGCCATTTTAAATGTATTTGCAGAAGTATCTGGTTTTCAAGGAGAATTGGTAATTGAAGAAGATATTGAATTATCAATTCCTGAAAATCTGGCACGTACTTCTCCATATCTGACGCATCCGATATTCAATACGCACCATACAGAGCACGAAATGCTTCGTTATCTCAAATCTCTTGAGAATAAAGATCTTTCGCTGGTTCATTCTATGATTTCCCTTGGAAGCTGTACAATGAAGCTGAATGCAACGGCTGAAATGATTCCGTTGACATGGCCCGAGTTTGGAGCGATACATCCTTTTGCACCTACAAATCAGGTTGGAGGTTATGCACAGTTAGTAAGTGAACTGAATGTCTGGTTGTGTGAAATTACTGGTTTTGCTGCAATGTCATTTCAGCCTAATTCCGGAGCCCAGGGTGAGTACGCCGGATTGATGGCAATTCGCGCTTATCATGAAAGTCGTGGAGATCAGCACAGAAATGTTGTTTTAATTCCTTCATCAGCACATGGAACCAATCCTGCATCGGCTGTTATGGCGGGAATGAAAGTGGTAGTTACCAAATGTGATGAGAGAGGAAATATTGATGTTAAGGACCTCAAAGCAAGAGCAGAACAATACAGCAATGAGCTCTCTTGTCTGATGGTTACTTATCCGTCTACACATGGTGTTTATGAAGAAAGTATTATTGAAATCTGTTCTATGATCCATTCGCATGGGGGCCAGGTTTATATGGATGGTGCCAACATGAATGCACAGGTTGGCCTGACTAGCCCGGCTACAATTGGTGCTGACGTTTGCCATCTTAATTTGCATAAAACATTTTGTATTCCTCATGGTGGTGGCGGACCTGGTGTTGGCCCAATTGGTGTTGCAGAACATTTGATGCCATTCTTGCCGGGACATGTTAATTTCAGCAAACTTCCGGCACATTTACAAAATGGGGAAGCTGGTGCAGTTTCAGCAGCGCCTTACGGAAGTGCAAGTATCCTTACGATTTCTTATGCTTACATCGCCATGATGGGAGGAGAAGGATTGACGAATGCTACGAAATTTGCGATCCTGAACGCTAATTATATCAAGGAGCGGTTGAACGGTCATTATGAAGTTCTTTATACGGGAACTAACGGACGTTGTGCACATGAAATGATCCTTGATTGCCGTCCGTTCAAAATGGCTGGTGTAGAAGCAGAGGATATTGCAAAACGATTGATGGATTATGGTTTTCATGCACCTACATTATCTTTCCCTGTTGCGGGTACTTTGATGATTGAACCAACTGAATCAGAATCCAAAGCTGAACTGGACAGGTTCTGTGATACGATGATCGCCATCAGAAATGAGATCCGTGAAGTAGAAGAAGGTACAGCAGACCGAATTGACAATGTTCTTAAAAATGCTCCCCATACTTCACGTGTTGTCATGAGCAATGATTGGAACCGTTCATACAGTCGTGAAAAGGCAGTATTTCCATTGCCGCATTTAAAATTTAATAAGTTCTGGCCAAGTGTAAGCAGAATTGATAGTGCATACGGAGATCGTAACCTGATCTGTTCGTGTATTCCGGTTGAGGCTTATGCAGAAGTGGAAATTAGCTAA
- a CDS encoding NADH-quinone oxidoreductase subunit J, with the protein MNPSLSFFYFLASLTILSALMVILSRNPIHSVLYLILTFFTLSGHYILLNAQFLAAVNIIVYAGAIMVLFLFVIMFLNIKQDHEESKTNLSKIAAAIVGGTVFVILIGAYRKSVIPTFSGENFDSQVGMIENLGKLLFRDYLLPFELASILLLVAMVGAVMLGKREIGERHF; encoded by the coding sequence ATGAATCCGTCGCTGTCTTTCTTTTACTTTCTTGCTTCTCTCACTATTCTTAGTGCACTGATGGTTATCCTTTCGCGGAATCCTATTCATAGTGTACTTTATCTGATCCTGACATTTTTTACACTTTCAGGGCATTATATATTATTGAATGCGCAATTTTTGGCTGCTGTAAACATTATTGTGTATGCAGGAGCTATTATGGTGCTTTTCCTCTTTGTCATTATGTTTTTGAATATCAAACAGGATCATGAGGAATCCAAAACCAATTTGTCTAAAATCGCTGCGGCCATCGTTGGAGGTACTGTGTTCGTTATTCTGATTGGAGCTTATCGTAAAAGTGTAATTCCTACATTTAGCGGAGAGAATTTTGATTCGCAGGTTGGTATGATTGAAAACCTTGGAAAGTTACTTTTCCGCGATTATTTACTTCCTTTTGAGCTGGCTTCAATACTCCTGCTAGTAGCGATGGTGGGTGCTGTAATGCTTGGAAAACGCGAAATTGGAGAAAGGCATTTTTAG
- a CDS encoding DedA family protein, producing the protein MNSIIDFFNYILNSEEIIRTGGLLVITFIVFAENGLFFAFFLPGDYLVFLAGVFCGTGILDVPILILLVCMFTAAVLGSLVGYIFGKYFGGIFENKKDSWFFKKKHLETTQKYFEKYGSKTLIISRFLPIVRTFAPILAGLVKMSFPSFLINNVIGGAIWITVLTGGGYLFGERFPGIVDYVQYIILFFLAVTTFTVIKGYLNAKKEMS; encoded by the coding sequence ATGAATTCAATAATCGATTTTTTTAACTACATACTGAATTCCGAAGAGATTATTCGAACGGGAGGATTGCTGGTAATTACATTTATTGTATTTGCTGAAAACGGATTGTTCTTTGCTTTCTTTTTGCCAGGAGATTACCTGGTTTTTTTAGCCGGGGTTTTTTGCGGAACGGGCATTCTGGACGTTCCTATTCTTATCCTTTTAGTCTGTATGTTTACGGCAGCTGTTCTCGGTTCCCTGGTCGGTTACATTTTTGGGAAGTATTTTGGAGGAATATTTGAAAACAAGAAAGATTCCTGGTTTTTTAAGAAAAAACATCTTGAAACAACACAAAAGTATTTTGAAAAATACGGAAGCAAGACGCTCATAATCAGTCGTTTTTTGCCAATTGTGAGAACATTTGCTCCTATTTTGGCAGGTTTGGTCAAAATGTCTTTTCCTTCTTTTCTTATCAATAACGTTATTGGCGGGGCAATCTGGATTACTGTTTTAACAGGTGGAGGTTATTTGTTTGGGGAGCGCTTTCCGGGAATCGTTGATTATGTACAATACATTATATTATTCTTCCTTGCTGTAACAACTTTCACTGTAATAAAGGGTTATTTAAATGCAAAGAAGGAAATGAGTTAG
- a CDS encoding metallophosphoesterase, which translates to MNRTFFFIILTFVLVAIDWYVWQGLRLAIRNFAPVTQRWIGGVYWGFTIITLIAYVGMQLLPPDYFGRTTRTFIIALIAIPYLSKLLAVFVLLIDEVRRFFQWIISMFFPAVATPSPETGEPIIPRSEFLAKTAVVAGAGLMGTFAFGILSGAHDYRIRRIRLPLKNLPKAFDGIKIAQLSDIHSGSFFNKTAVKGGVEMLMKEKPDIAFFTGDLVNDQASEVKDYINIFDKVKAPLGVHSTLGNHDYGDYFQWASPQSKINNLADLKKAHKLLGWNLMLDENRPIRVDGEEIGLIGIQNWGSGNFAKYGNLEKAYEGTQDYPVKILLSHDPSHWRAQVLPGYKDIDLAFAGHTHGMQFGVEIGKLKWSPVQYRYKEWAGLYEEDNQYLYVNRGFGYLGYPGRVGILPEITIIELVKA; encoded by the coding sequence ATGAATCGTACATTTTTCTTTATCATATTAACATTCGTTCTGGTTGCTATAGACTGGTATGTTTGGCAGGGATTACGTTTGGCGATCCGTAATTTTGCACCAGTTACCCAGCGTTGGATTGGTGGTGTATACTGGGGTTTTACTATAATCACTTTAATCGCGTACGTAGGTATGCAATTACTTCCGCCTGATTATTTTGGCCGCACAACCAGGACCTTCATTATTGCTTTGATAGCTATTCCATATTTATCCAAGCTTTTAGCAGTATTCGTTTTATTGATAGACGAGGTTCGTCGTTTCTTTCAATGGATCATTAGTATGTTTTTTCCGGCTGTTGCAACACCTTCTCCTGAAACGGGCGAACCTATCATTCCACGTTCAGAATTCCTGGCTAAAACTGCCGTGGTGGCGGGTGCTGGACTAATGGGAACATTTGCGTTTGGCATTTTGTCTGGCGCACATGATTACCGGATCAGGAGAATAAGGCTTCCTTTAAAAAATCTTCCAAAAGCTTTTGACGGGATAAAAATAGCGCAGTTGTCAGATATTCATTCCGGAAGTTTTTTTAATAAAACAGCTGTAAAAGGAGGAGTTGAAATGTTAATGAAGGAAAAGCCTGACATTGCTTTTTTTACAGGAGATCTGGTAAATGACCAGGCCAGTGAAGTAAAAGATTATATCAATATTTTTGATAAAGTGAAGGCACCTTTGGGTGTGCATTCTACGTTGGGTAATCACGATTATGGTGATTACTTTCAGTGGGCAAGTCCGCAGTCAAAAATAAATAATCTGGCTGACCTGAAAAAAGCCCATAAACTGCTTGGCTGGAATCTGATGTTAGACGAGAACCGGCCTATCAGAGTTGATGGAGAAGAAATTGGCTTGATCGGTATCCAAAACTGGGGGTCAGGTAATTTTGCTAAATACGGAAATCTTGAGAAAGCATATGAGGGCACACAGGACTACCCTGTAAAAATATTACTTTCTCATGATCCGAGTCATTGGCGGGCACAGGTATTACCAGGATATAAAGATATTGATCTGGCATTTGCAGGGCATACTCACGGAATGCAGTTTGGAGTTGAAATAGGAAAGTTAAAATGGAGCCCTGTACAATATCGATATAAAGAATGGGCAGGTTTGTATGAGGAAGATAACCAGTATCTGTATGTCAATCGGGGCTTCGGTTATTTGGGCTATCCGGGAAGAGTGGGCATTTTGCCTGAAATAACGATTATAGAACTGGTTAAAGCATAA
- a CDS encoding formylglycine-generating enzyme family protein has protein sequence MYKKLLYLIPTIFVCSNAFAQDASFKSYTQKIGGSPQVYEMVAIPGGEFTMGSPKTEKGRKDDEGPQHKVKIEPFWMGSHEVIWDIYDLYAFKNMEKEMALRHPDPEKSVAKTDASTRPSPPYVDMSFGMGRAGYPAINMTQYAAIHFCKWLYEKTGIFYRLPTEAEWEYACRAGSTTAYSFGNDAAKIDEYAWYRKNSDAAYKKIGLKKPNAWGLYDMHGNVMEWTLDQYIPDYYAKQPKGEVYAPVNELYPTAVRGGSWDDEPVDLRSATRIPSKPEWKILDPQLPKSEWWMTSASFVGFRVVRPLKTPSAEEIKAYYSPKLIEDY, from the coding sequence ATGTACAAAAAGCTCCTTTACCTTATTCCAACCATTTTTGTTTGTTCTAATGCATTTGCACAAGACGCATCTTTTAAAAGTTACACCCAGAAAATTGGCGGTAGTCCACAAGTTTATGAAATGGTCGCTATTCCCGGCGGAGAATTTACAATGGGAAGTCCAAAAACAGAAAAAGGCCGCAAAGACGACGAAGGCCCTCAGCATAAAGTAAAAATCGAACCATTTTGGATGGGAAGCCACGAAGTTATATGGGATATTTATGACCTTTATGCCTTCAAAAATATGGAAAAAGAAATGGCATTACGTCATCCTGACCCTGAAAAAAGTGTAGCAAAAACTGATGCAAGTACCCGTCCAAGCCCTCCTTATGTAGATATGTCATTTGGAATGGGAAGAGCCGGTTATCCTGCTATCAATATGACACAATATGCCGCAATCCATTTTTGCAAATGGTTATATGAAAAAACAGGGATTTTCTATCGTTTGCCTACCGAAGCAGAATGGGAATATGCCTGCCGTGCCGGTTCCACAACTGCTTATTCATTCGGTAATGATGCTGCTAAAATTGACGAATATGCCTGGTACCGTAAAAACAGCGATGCTGCTTATAAAAAAATTGGCCTGAAAAAACCAAATGCCTGGGGACTTTATGATATGCATGGAAATGTAATGGAATGGACTTTGGACCAATATATTCCGGATTATTATGCTAAACAGCCAAAAGGGGAAGTATATGCACCTGTAAATGAGCTTTATCCAACAGCAGTACGGGGAGGATCATGGGATGATGAGCCTGTGGACCTGAGAAGTGCAACACGTATTCCATCAAAACCAGAATGGAAAATACTTGATCCGCAATTGCCAAAAAGTGAATGGTGGATGACAAGTGCCTCTTTCGTTGGTTTCAGAGTTGTAAGACCTTTAAAAACTCCTTCAGCAGAAGAAATTAAAGCCTATTACAGCCCTAAACTGATTGAAGATTATTGA
- the nuoH gene encoding NADH-quinone oxidoreductase subunit NuoH, whose amino-acid sequence MELAEFVIKTITILVVFVLTLVIAMYSTWGERKVAGFIQDRMGPNRAGPGGLLQPLADAGKMFFKEDFIPALANKWLFIAGPSLAMLTALLASAVIPFGSTFRWEGKEVVLQGVESNIGILYVFGVVALGVYGIMIGGWASNNKFSLLGAIRAASQNISYEVAMGLSLIAILMMSSSLSLGEIVSQQHGGNWNIFYQPLGFIIFLTCSFAECNRVPFDLPECETELVGGYHTEYGSMKLGFYLFAEYINMFVSSAIISVLYFGGYNYPGMDWVYDQLTGALGTQTGHNIATLIGTAVFFGKALFFIFFYMWVRWTLPRFRYDQLMNLGWKKLIPLAIFNIIITGAAVLFLKPLITAWLN is encoded by the coding sequence ATGGAATTAGCGGAGTTCGTCATTAAGACCATAACAATATTAGTTGTTTTTGTTCTTACCCTTGTCATTGCTATGTACTCGACATGGGGCGAAAGGAAAGTGGCCGGTTTTATTCAGGATCGGATGGGGCCAAACAGAGCAGGTCCGGGTGGCTTATTGCAGCCATTGGCAGATGCAGGAAAAATGTTCTTTAAAGAAGATTTTATTCCGGCTCTTGCCAACAAATGGCTGTTTATTGCAGGCCCTAGTTTAGCCATGCTTACAGCTCTTCTTGCAAGTGCAGTAATCCCCTTTGGAAGTACTTTCAGATGGGAAGGCAAAGAAGTTGTTCTTCAGGGTGTGGAATCCAATATCGGAATTCTGTACGTTTTTGGTGTTGTAGCACTTGGAGTGTATGGAATCATGATTGGTGGCTGGGCTTCCAATAATAAATTTTCCTTGCTTGGAGCTATTCGTGCTGCATCACAAAACATTAGTTATGAAGTAGCAATGGGATTATCACTGATTGCTATTTTAATGATGAGCAGTTCACTTTCCCTGGGTGAAATCGTATCACAGCAACATGGCGGCAACTGGAATATTTTCTACCAGCCTCTCGGGTTTATTATTTTCCTTACATGCTCTTTCGCAGAGTGTAATCGCGTACCATTTGATCTTCCTGAGTGTGAAACCGAGCTTGTAGGTGGTTATCATACAGAATATGGCAGTATGAAACTTGGGTTCTACCTATTTGCTGAATACATCAATATGTTTGTATCCTCGGCAATTATCTCTGTTTTATACTTTGGAGGTTATAATTATCCTGGTATGGATTGGGTATACGATCAGTTAACTGGTGCATTGGGAACACAAACCGGACATAACATTGCAACTTTAATTGGTACAGCAGTATTTTTTGGTAAAGCGCTGTTCTTTATTTTCTTTTACATGTGGGTACGCTGGACTTTACCGCGTTTCCGTTATGATCAGTTGATGAACCTGGGATGGAAAAAACTGATTCCTTTAGCTATCTTTAATATTATCATTACGGGCGCAGCTGTGCTTTTCTTAAAGCCGCTGATTACGGCCTGGTTGAATTAA
- a CDS encoding ATP-binding cassette domain-containing protein: MNYLSAENIAKSFGDQWLFKNISFGISRGDKIALIGTNGTGKTTFLNILTGKLPSDEGGVSVRKDIRVGYLDQSPAFDDTQAVLEVIFSSNNPVAQAVKRYEHAIETDNHDELSAVMEDMDKYNAWDFEYKTKEVLGRLGIHNTENLYGTLSGGQKKE; this comes from the coding sequence ATGAATTATCTTTCAGCAGAAAATATTGCCAAGTCATTTGGGGATCAATGGCTTTTTAAAAATATAAGTTTCGGAATAAGTCGTGGCGACAAAATTGCGTTAATTGGAACTAACGGAACAGGTAAAACCACATTTCTTAATATCCTTACGGGAAAACTGCCATCTGATGAAGGCGGGGTCAGTGTACGAAAAGATATCCGGGTAGGCTATCTGGATCAGAGTCCTGCGTTTGATGATACGCAGGCAGTTCTTGAGGTGATTTTTTCTTCCAATAATCCGGTAGCACAGGCGGTGAAACGTTATGAACATGCCATTGAAACGGATAATCACGATGAATTATCGGCAGTTATGGAAGACATGGACAAGTATAACGCCTGGGATTTTGAATATAAAACAAAAGAAGTTTTAGGACGTTTAGGAATTCATAATACTGAGAACCTCTATGGAACACTGTCAGGTGGACAAAAAAAAGAGTAG
- a CDS encoding NADH-quinone oxidoreductase subunit I — translation MQLTNRSKQVSNKEMTLMERAYLPAIATGLAITLKHFFAKKVTIQYPEVKRYLGPVFRGRHILKRDEDGRERCTACGLCAVACPAEAIQIVAAEREKGEEKLYREEKYAAVYEVNMLRCIFCGLCEEACPKQAVYLRHDEFIPVFADRDQVIWGKDLLVEDMNNRYTRETWTKEEAYELNAKRANGEVTNVVPRAIP, via the coding sequence ATGCAATTGACAAACCGCTCGAAGCAAGTAAGCAATAAAGAAATGACGCTGATGGAACGCGCCTACCTGCCGGCTATTGCTACGGGTTTGGCAATTACACTCAAGCATTTTTTCGCCAAAAAAGTAACAATTCAATATCCGGAAGTAAAAAGGTATCTTGGACCGGTATTTCGGGGCAGACATATTTTGAAAAGGGATGAAGATGGCCGTGAAAGGTGTACTGCTTGTGGACTTTGTGCAGTCGCCTGTCCTGCGGAGGCTATTCAGATAGTTGCAGCTGAACGTGAAAAAGGAGAAGAAAAATTATACAGAGAAGAAAAATATGCAGCTGTTTATGAAGTAAATATGCTGCGTTGTATTTTCTGTGGATTATGTGAAGAAGCCTGTCCGAAACAAGCAGTATATTTGCGTCATGATGAATTTATCCCTGTATTTGCAGATAGAGATCAAGTGATTTGGGGTAAAGATCTTTTGGTTGAAGATATGAACAATCGCTATACCCGTGAGACCTGGACAAAGGAGGAAGCCTATGAGCTGAATGCAAAAAGAGCCAATGGTGAAGTTACCAATGTTGTTCCACGCGCTATTCCCTGA